In Lolium perenne isolate Kyuss_39 chromosome 5, Kyuss_2.0, whole genome shotgun sequence, the sequence ATATTACTTAATCTGAATCAGCTTGAGAAATGCACAATCCTGTTCTTTACGGGTTGAGTTTTGGGTCTTAGCACGGATTGGATTTGGCTGGTCACGGGGAAGTGTCGTGTAGTTACCCAGACTAATAGGTACAAAATGGAGAAGTATATCCTCCTCTCGTCACTCAGCCATCTCTGTCTCTCCGAGCTCCATGAGAACCACGAGTCCCATGCGCCAGTCACCCAGCGTAATAGTATTTTGCTAGGATATTTTCGTTCTCTCTGTGTACCGGAGCAAGCCGCACGGGACTTGAGTCCATACCAGCCACGAATTTCAGTCGACACAAGAACCAAGTTTGAATTTGGAGGCAGTTATGGGCCACTGACTAGTACATAACCACTTGCAACGCAAGTTTGAATTTGGAGGCAGTACGTTATGGGTAGGCCACTGCCTAGTACATAACCACTTGCAACGCAAGTTTGAATTTGGAGGCAGTACGTTATGGGCGGGCCACTGCCTAGTACATAACCACTTGCAACGCATACTTACAAACGTATACACACTATAAATAGGATGCACCACTCTAGCAGTTTTACCAACAACTCTTGCTACATAGCTTGCATTCCAATCAAGGTTTCTTGTTCAATCCATGCCTGAATACATGGCAAAGTGTTGCATGCTGCTGCTCTTCTTGGGGTTCGTCTTGCAGGTGGCCGGAGCAACGTCGTGGTCGTGCCACCACGACGACCTCCACGCGTTGAGGGTCCTCGCCGAGAACCTAAGCGGCAAAGGAGCCGTCCGCCTTCGCGCCGCATGGTCGGGCGCCTCATGCTGCAGCTGGGAAGGTGTGGGATGCGAAACAGCAAGCGGCCGCGTCGTGGCGTTGCGGCTCCCCAAGCGCGGCCTTGGAGGGATCATCCCATTGTCGATTGGTGAGCTTGATCACCTTCGCTATTTGGATCTCTCGGGTAATTCGTTGGTTGGGGAGGTACCAAAAAGTTTGCAGATACGGCTCAAGAGCCTCACCACTGACAGCCAGTCACTCGGTATGGGTTCCATTAACATGCTATTGCATATGAGCAGTAACAGAAGAACGCTCGATGAAGAACCAAATACAATATCAGGGACCAACAATAGTGTTGGATCAGGGAGCAACAATGTTGTTTCCGGGAATGACAACACGGTCGTATCTGGGAATAACAACCATGTGTCTGGGAGCAACAACACTGTTGTAACTGGAAGTGACAATACTGTAGTTGGTAGCAACCATGTCGTATCAGGGACAAAGCATATTGTTACTGATAACAATAATGTTGTATCCGGGAACGACAATAATGTGTCTGGAAGCTTCCATACTGTATCAGGGGAGCACAATACTGTATCCGGGAGCAACAATACTGTATCCGGGAGCAACCATATCGTATCTGGGAGCAACAAAGTCGTAACAGATGGTTAATATTCTGTAGGTGCAGGATTGCTTCCATCTTCCCAAGTTCAGTGTAGCTTACAATCAATTGATAGAGACAATCACGTTATGTAACTTCAGGATATGGCATACTTTTCCTTTAAATAAAGCTTCCCTTTACATAAATGTTGATCTGAATATCAAGGGAGTCTTGCAGCTGATGTAGACCAAGTATGTTTGTTTATGTACAAAATTTGCATACTGGACTGGGGATATGTAGTAATAATTATTTCAAACCTGCTCTATTATGCTGATTGGCTGTGGATCAGATAGTCAGTTATAACCTCTTAATATCAGCTAGCTTTACACTTCTCTTGTGCAAGTTTCGATATTACATGCATCAGTGTCGAATATTTGGATGGAGGAGACAAAGCAATACATG encodes:
- the LOC127298696 gene encoding uncharacterized protein; this translates as MPEYMAKCCMLLLFLGFVLQVAGATSWSCHHDDLHALRVLAENLSGKGAVRLRAAWSGASCCSWEGVGCETASGRVVALRLPKRGLGGIIPLSIGELDHLRYLDLSGNSLVGEVPKSLQIRLKSLTTDSQSLGMGSINMLLHMSSNRRTLDEEPNTISGTNNSVGSGSNNVVSGNDNTVVSGNNNHVSGSNNTVVTGSDNTVVGSNHVVSGTKHIVTDNNNVVSGNDNNVSGSFHTVSGEHNTVSGSNNTVSGSNHIVSGSNKVVTDG